The genomic DNA GGAAAGGTTCATACCCTGCTGAGTCAACGTTTTATGACTTGAAAGATAGAATACTCTTTGATGTCGATATTACTGATGGTCATTTTGGAAAGTCCGCATCGAATAAAGCGAAGCGAGCAGCATTACGCAAATATATAACGCATCATATTCTTGAGCGAGTTGAAATTGACTCTATGTATATTTCTGCGGGGTTATTGGATGAAGAGCTTCGTTACTTAGGGCCTGTAATGTTGACGGCTGCCATTGATACGCACAGTCGAGTTATCTTAGGGGTATCAATTGAAGTGGGCCGCAAGGGGGAAAGTACTGAACATGTTGTTGACTGTATTCGCAATGCTGTTTTGCCTAAGAAAGGGAATCTTGCCATCCCTGAGCAATACCAGGATGAATGGCCCATGTATGGTCAGCCATCACAAATTATTGCGGATGCAGGGGCTGGCTATACATCAATAAGCTTTACGTTATTGCTTGCTCTGATGAGTATCTCTCGCGATACCACGAGAGTGCGTCATCCTTGGAAAAAGCCGTTTATTGAGCGTTTCTTTGGGACTTTGCGTAAAAGCTTTTTGGAGCAGATGGATGGGTATATCTCATCAAGTCGTTATGCGAATGACTTGGAGCCAGATTCAACGCTTGAAAAGTGTGCTTCACTGACCGTCAGTCAATTTAAAGATGAGCTTTATCATTTTATTTTAAAAGACTATCACCATAAGCCACACCGTGGTTTAAACGGTGATACCCCGTTCAATGTATGGGAAAAGGGGGCATATTTCACGGATGTTTCACCTCCACTTGAAGCGTATAAAATCCGCATGGCGTACCCGCGTGTTAAAGTTGCCACACTCGACCCGACGAAAGGGGTTAGAAACATGCACTTTTTCTATCACAGTAAGGAGTTGCAACAACTACACCGTGAACTCAAAAAGCCAAGTCAGAAGAAAAATCCCCAAATCAATATTTATGTTTCCCATAGCGACATGTCGCATGTTGTGGTGCATGACACGATTAACGATGAGTACTTGCGTGTTCCCTGTACCAACCCACTTGTTACAGAGGGGATGTCGCTGGGTGAAACGAAGTACATCAATGGCACGCTTTCGATTGAATCAGACTATCAATCAACGAATTATCAACAGCGGAGTAAGCAGCATATTGCTGAAAACCAATCACGTGTAAAAAATACAGGAAAGGGCCGCAAGAAACGTCCAGTGAACCCGCCATTAGACGTGGATAACGCACAAGCTGAAATCGATAAATTGCTCATGATGAAGAAGGACAGTGTGAGTATCGATGCATTTGATGATGTGAATGAAAACGATTGGGATGAGGGTGAAGGTTAATGAAAAGCAGTATTTTAGGTCAGTTTCAGAACCCGACGTTGATTGATTTTAAGTCATCCTATGTTTATCACCCGCATTTCAAAAGGGTACTCAAGGCCTTCGAGAAGGCCCTTTGCTTCTCGTGCAGCGATGAGTTTGAATCTGTTGCGGTTTCAGGGGCGACAGGTGTCGGTAAAAGTACGGTATGCCGAGCATTTGAGGAAAAACTGCAAGCCATGCTACCCGCTAACTCGGATGAAAAACCCGTCATTAACATCACAGCGAAGACGTTCACAACGGCGAAAGGTTTCTACAGTTCGCTGTTGTTTGAGCTTGGGGCTGTTAACTCGACCTCCGGGACGACTGAGGACATGCGAAAAAGGTTGGTCAAGCTCTTTCACGAAAAAGGGGTGATTATGATTATTTTGGATGAATTTCAAGATCTCTTCGAGTGTAAGTCAACACAGAGCGCGCTCTTAACTGCCAACTTCTACAAGGGGTTTATGAAGGAGATGAAGATCCCCGTTGTCATTTCGGGGACAGAGGTTGTGGCTGAGTTGCTGAAAATTAATCGGCAGTTTCAACGTTTGTATAATTTGTATGAACTACCTGGGTTTAATATGCGCAGTCACCAGGCTATCGAGTACTTCAGTAAGTTTGTGGCAGAGTTGATGAAAAACGCCCCTTTACCCTTGGCGTTTGAGTTTAAAGGGGTCGCTCTGAAACGGTTGTATTTAGCCACTGAGGGGAGCCTTGCATTAATCAAAAAGTTAGCAACGGAAGCGATTTATGTCGCACTAGAGAATGGCCAAGAAGAGTTAGATTTATACGCTTTTGCTCAGGCGTTTAAGCGGTACTTTATCCAGCGTCAGGAAGAGATCGGTTTAAACCCATTTGAAGAAGATCGGGTTAAGGTTAACCGCGTATTTCAAAAGGTGGCGGTATGATTTTTGGGCCTCGAAATGATCAATCGCTGTCTGTCCGTCGCAGCCCTATGGTTGGTGAAAGTATTAAAAGTTTTGTCTGGCGATTAGCCGACGTTAATGCCTGCAGTTATGGTGATATTCTGGCTTTGCTTGGTTTTAATCGTCAGAGTAAGCCTTGGTTTCTACCGGGCTCTCGTTCTGAGCAAGACATGTATTCATCATTAGGCAAGGCTTTAAACGTTTCAGAGAGTGCGTTGCTTGATGTATTGCGTCCCCCTGAACTGAAGGCGCTTTGGGCACCCAGTGTCAAAGGGACGAGTGATATGAAAGTTCGAGCCATACGTATGTGCTCGAGCTGTGTAGAGGAGACGCGATACCACCGGCAAGCATGGCAACATGCCTTGTACTGCGTCTGTCCTTTGCATCAAGAGAAGCTCATAGAAACTTGCCCTCATTGTGGTGAAGCGATAGTGATTGAGACATGTGTCGGTGGACGTTGTTTTCATTGTGCATCCGCTGTGGAGGGGTGGTCACGCCATCAAATGGCAATGCCCGATTGGCAATCTCAAGTGAATCAAGGTGCCGCCTCTTTAACTACGCTCAAGCGCTTGTTAAACATGGCAATGATAGTGATCCGCTCTGACGATCTCTTTACAACGGATATGCGCATTCGTGAAATGCGCATAACAGAAACCATGGCATTGATGGATAAAGCGTGGGGGTTACTTCACAGTGATACAGCAAGGCAACAATTGAGGGATAAGCTCTCTTGTCGGTGGCGCCAAGAAATCGCGATTATTGGGGAGGCGTTACCACTGACTCTTTACGACCAAGCCGATGCTCTCGCTTTATCGGCAAATCAAGTAACGCCCCCATTTGATATGGACAAAAAGGTCTTTTCTGATCGAGCCAGAGCGCTTGAGATCATTAAAAGCAGTAAACATGCAGCAATGCAGTGTGAGAACGTAGAGACGCACGAGCTCATCAAGGCTTCACCGCTAAGCAAAGGTTTAGGTATCAAGCCTGGCGATTTAGAACGATTAAAACTCTCGGGTTTCTTTACCCAAGTGAACCCCACAGCGGCCAAAAGAGATGCACTCTTCAATTTGAAAGATGTTGTCGCAAAATTCATGAACGTACCGGTCGTTAATCGCATTACTGATGGCTATGAACGTTATGATGGCCTGGTTCCTAAAGCCTGCCTGTTTACTGCGGGCCTCTATGAAAGTGATGTTCTCTTGGCAATGAGTGAGGGTGTTTTGCCTGTGCAAATCGCGAGTGAGGTGAAGGGGACATTTATTGACAGACTTTTTGTGCATAAAGCGACATTTCAAACGCTATATACACAAGCGTATAAACAGCACAACATTGGCCTAATGCCGATTGGATTACTGCCAACCTATTTAGGCACGAAGAGGCTGAATGTTACTGCTTTTTTAGCGAGTGATTTTTTTAAAGGCATTGCTGGCCATGATGCTCCAAAAATCAATGAACAGATACCGACTTGTGTTTTGAAGCGAGTGGAAGATCGTTATTTTATCCTGAATAAGTGGGCTTTTTTCAACGGCAGAAGTAAAACCAAATGTTTATGTGCGCTGAAGTTGGCGAAAATTGACCCTATTTTGAGGTTGAATGAAGAAGGGTGTGGGTTATTCGAGATTTACCCCAAGCACGCTGAAACCATTTTGTTAGAAAGGTTTGATGAGTTATCACCTAACTACAAGGGTAAAAAACGGCGGCGAACAAAATGACAATAAACCATCAACAGCACCTGGTCACTCAGGTGCTTTTTTTTGTCTGAAATTTGCGTCACAGGAAGACGCAATTAATAGTAATGTTGATATTAATATTACCAGGTTTTCAACTACACTTATGACACCTCTACGGCAGTACCAAGAGAGCCCCCCTAGCTCTCTTTTCGTCTGCTCTGCCCATAATTCGGCTTATTATCGGAATTTCGCTCGAAATCCAGCTTATTACCGGAAAAATTGGCTTTTTAAACTGGAAACCGTCTTGTAAGTTATTGATTTTTCGTTGGGCTAGTCCAGCCCAAGACTGGAAATGACATTTTGTGGTTTCCAGTCCTGTTCTGGATTCTTTCCGGCCAAACTGGACTGGCTTTTTCATCTTATCTATTTGTTTCTAAATGACTTATAAAAAAGCGATGAATTTTCTGAAATTCCGGTTTCCAGTTTGAGTGGTTTTTAGGTGGTTTTCGTGAGGAAAGTGCAGTTAGCGCGGTTCAGCTCTAATGGCTAATTTGGAAATGCCCCATTATCATTTAGAGTTGAAACTCATTAGCAGACTGTTAATGCGAGCTTGTGATACATTTTCTAATCGCTTTACGAAGTATCAGACATCAAAAAAAACTGCCAGTGAAAGACCTTCAGTTATGGGGCATCGAGCGAATACTATGCTCAATTTTATGGACGCTTTTGAAGCACTAAACGTAAGCTTTTGTCCCATTAGACTTCATGCCCCATGACTTACCGCTATACTCAAAAATAAAGTACATTTTTTGAAGAAAGCTTGCTGTGTTATAAAAGATTTGTTACTTATAAAATATGAAACGAATTTATGTAAACGCAATTAACACGACCACTACCACCACGATAAATTTCGGGGGGTAGCTTTTTGCGTCTTTAAAAAAACCCTCTGAGCGAAATCGCCAGAGGGTTTTTTTATACCTGAAATTTTAATTTAATTAGTGAAAATTTAAATTTTCTGAGTTGATTAAAATAGGCAAGCTTTACTTGGAGCAGATATGAAATTAGCAAAAAATGAAAAGATAGATAACTCGGCTCCGCAGGTGCTTGGTGAAGCAAAGGCTCCTACTGGGGCGGCTGAAACAACGCCAGTCATCATTTACGGCAAGCGTCGTATCAAGGATGACATGTTAGAAGAGTTTAAGATCCAGTATCAAGCGTTTTCCAAGTCTGTCTACGAGAGCAATCCAGACGTTAAGGCTATCTTTGCATTTCCTGATAAAGAAGAACCATTGGTTTACTGGCATGTTATCTGGGTTAAGAGTGCAAATGCTTTCGCTAACGATTGGGGCCGACCAACTGAGAGTGAACCGTTATGGGCTACTTATAAAAGTACAGCAGAAGATCCTGATACACTGATTGTGTATGGTGGTTGGGACAAGGATACACTTGCTGAGACTCAGAATATTCCATGTGTGCGTTACGATTTTAAGAAAAGTATGGCTGGTTTTATTAAAGCAGATGGCGGAGGAGAAGAGGGCCCTGCATTATTTGGATTTACAATGCGCTATGTTAAACCGGGCCAGATGAAAGAGTTGGGGACTTCTTTTCAGAGCGTATGTAATTTATGGTATGAAAAAATCCCAGGGATCTTGATGGCCGCTGCATTTCCTGATGAAAAGAACCCGAATTTAGTCCATGACTTAAGACTCTTTGCAAACCATAGCGCATTTTTGGCGCATGTAGATAAATCAGATAAAGAGTTAACGGAAGCGATGGGGAGGTGGTTTGAAAACTACGACACAAGCATCCCATTCTCAGGTCAGCTTTACGCTGCCAGCACGAAAGATGATGCTTTGCATACAAGCTCGATCAAGTCTAGCTCAACGCCGCGAGCCCAGCTTGAGACGTTCCATTTTGGGAAGTCTGGCATGTTAGGCCAGATGCCAAATATGACGAGAAACGACTCGTGAACAATCGACTCTAATAATTAGCAACATCAGGCCAATGTTACGGCGCTTCATGCCTCTGCATTGGCAGGTGCGCAATGCATTAACCATAGTATTTCCTAATCTAAACTTGTCGCTCTAGAGTGATTAGTCTAAATTTTTTTTGTCCAGAACCTTCACAGTTGGCACTTCGTAACACAGAAGTGCCCCAAAGTGAGTTTAAATATCTAATGGAGCGCGTAACGGATCCTTCCTTTGATCTATATTTCCTAATGCAAGTAGATACCACACATATGTCCATCAAGTCGGTGGATATTCAATATGCAGTGACTATAGAGGTGTGTTGTGAAAAATGTAAGCGGACAAATAAAGAGTGATCATGTCCTTCATTAACTCATATCCAGCAGAGATAATGATGACATCCTAACGGTTTAAGAGAGGCCAACAAATGTCTGAATTAATATCCAGCCTGCTAACAGCATCTCCGCTCAATCTAGCATTGATTTGCCTACTAATTTTGATAGTTCGTGACTTTAAAAAGGATTAATTGAGTAGAAATATTGGTTTCATAAGAATAAGCTAGCTGAAAGAGCATCTGGCTAATCGCAATACTTGCCCTGATTATAGTAAGTATTTGATTTAAAGCAGTAATAAAGTCGAAACTTCGAGACGTGTAAGATATTATCACCTGAGTAGAAGGTTCTATGGATAAGAAAGAAAAGGAAGAGTTAATATCAATGCTCAAACAGTTAGTTAGCCCGACAAGTAATGATACTCAACCTAATTCTTGGAACCGAGTAGAAGAACTAAGAGATGAGCTATCAACTGATACTGACAAATACCCATGGAGAGAATCTGTCGAAGACTTGTGGCAAGCCGTCTCTTATGCTCAATATGATGATGAATGTGGGGTAAGTCGTAGTGACAAGATTGATGGGACTCCGTTAGATTACCTTGGTTATTGTTTAGAGCGGCCAAGATTTCCTCCAATTGAAGTACTTTCTGCTATAAATGAGGCTTTTCATATTTACATGGCGGCAGGTGGTAAATTAGAACTTGAAGATGTTTTCTTTGGGCCACGAATAAGAGGTGTAGGTAACTATTCAGCAAGGTGTCATAAGAAGAATAATTATAAACATTTTGATTTTTATGTTCGTGTTGGCGGTGATCTGAGGTTGATGGAAGACGAAGAATCTTTTAGATCACACCAAAAGAAGAGTCTAGAAGATAAAGCTGAAGAGTACCTTGCGTATGGGATGAACCCTTACGTAGCTAAACGTATAGGCGTTCAAGCTAACAATGAAAGTGGTATCGATCCAGAAAGCTACCTTCGAGGTTACAGAAGGTGGAAACGGGCAACTAAAGAGTAATTACGTCCTGAATAGCCACCGACTTGATAGATATGCCCTAGTTGGAATCATTCGCCCAAACTCAGTTTATCTGAAGTTGCCAGATTCAATATTCAATTCTAACGCGCTTTTGTCCACTTTTGAGTTAATCACTATGACTATCTCAAATCTGCCCCATTACGAGTTTCAATTTTTTTTGTGTTAACCAAAGCAAGCTTCGATCGCAAGATAAAGCAATAAAAAGCGTATATGCCTTAGTTTTTTTAAAAAACATGTTCTAACACATAGGGAAAAGATAGCTTTTGATGTATTACTCATCGCGAATTAACCATCTAATAATTATAAGGTTTATCCGTGAAATTTACACACATGAAAAAAGCAGGCATTCTGGCACTGAGTACATTGTTACTTACCGCATGTGGCGGTGACAGTGACGATAAGGTAAAAGCAGAGTCTGTTGATGATCAGAAACTGTTGAGCCTCGTACAAAAGACGAACTATTCAACGGGGTTCCCACCACTCTTTAGCGATCAGATGTGGGGAGCAACGTTTGAACAACAAGGGACTGTACGCTTTGATATCTCAGATCAAATCCCTCTGTATTATGTATCAAAAGATGGCTCGAACCCTCCCGCCGTCATTGTGAATGGTATCAAGGCGATTGAAGACCGACTCGGCGATATTTTTACCGACTTCACTCTGATTACAGAAGATCTGAGTGTGTACCGCGACAATCAAAATACACAAGAAAATGTCGGTAATGGCACTTTTTCCGCAGACACATTTAAAAATAGCCATGGAATCATCGGTGGCTTAGTCGTGGCTCAAGGCACGGGTTATTACAGTAAAGCGTTTAGCGACAACCCACAGTCAATGTGTGCCAATGCATCAACCGCTCCCTACGATGGCAGCATGGCGATACTTATCGATTCTACATCGACATACTCCAATGACACCCTTCTTTGGGTGAACATGGGTAATGGGCAGTGTAGCTGGGATAGTGACATTGTGACTCACGAAGCAGCGCATGCGCTGGGGATGTTTAATCACCTTGACGGCTACTTTGGTTCGTGGAGTGCAACAGCAATGGATGTTCTTTCCACGCTATACGGTAATCCAGCTGGTACCCCTTATTCATCGTTAGTGCCTAAACGATAATTGAATCGTCTCTAACTCTTGAAGAGTGACACCCACATTACAGAGGGTGCACCGTATAAGTGCATGATGTTTTAATCATGCACTTTTGATGGGGAATATACATATCTCCTCGTTCCTTTGCTTATCAGGTGTGGCGATATAATGCCGGGCAGCAGGTCTAGCGCGAATTATGCGTAAGAGTTGCGTAGAAAATGGCTGTTAGTTGCTTTAAAGGTGGTCTTAGATCGCAAGTATTTGAAAGCTTAATGACCTACCTACATATAAAATCGGAATGCTTCTAATTTGTTTATTTTACTGAGTGGTATTTTTTTAATTTTAAATATCATTATAGCTTTGTACTATTATGAGTGGATTGAAATGCCAAGTAGAATTGAAGCTAAGGTAACAATTGCAAAGTTATTAGAAGTTGCCTACTCAAAGAATAAAGGGATAACCACAGAGTTGATGCGGAGCAAAGATAATTTCAAAGTTACCGTAGATCAACATGGAAAGGTTTTAATGTCAGGAAGTGTTGGTGTTTTAACATTCAGTGCTGATGACGCTTTAAAAGAGTTGGGAGTTAAAGTTAAGTTTATTTCAGTTTCTTTTAGTAAAGTTGATGAAAAGAATATAAAATACAAAGCCACATTTACTTTTATGAAAGTAGCTAGCTTATCTATTTCTGGAAATTTTGATATTGAAGATATGATTTTATCATGCTCAGGTATTTTATGTAGAGCTGCCAGAGCTTTAAAAAATCGACCTGCAGTGATAGAGCATGAGCTCCAAAGGGCAATTGGAGGGATTATGTAATGCGTTTATTAATTATTCTCTTGTTTTTTTTATCATCAATGCTTTTAAATGCGAAAGGTAATGTTGAACTTTATGATTCATATGCTTTATTTAAAGAAGCAGTAAAGATGGGTGATTATGAGTTGCTCACTGATTATCTTACAGTAGAAAATACCAAGTTTTTAAAGAATAATGGAGGCGTTGGTAATTTTAATGAGGTTTATCCGTTTCTTTTATCTCTCCCATTTTCCATCGAAAAAGAAATTAATAGCTATCAACTAATCAAAGGTTATAAAGGCTGTTTGACTATTAACGGTTTAGATGAATCTGCTGAGCCAACAGCAATAAATATCGAATATAAGAAAGAAAGTTCACTGTGGAAGCTTGAT from Photobacterium sanguinicancri includes the following:
- a CDS encoding TniB family NTP-binding protein, producing the protein MKSSILGQFQNPTLIDFKSSYVYHPHFKRVLKAFEKALCFSCSDEFESVAVSGATGVGKSTVCRAFEEKLQAMLPANSDEKPVINITAKTFTTAKGFYSSLLFELGAVNSTSGTTEDMRKRLVKLFHEKGVIMIILDEFQDLFECKSTQSALLTANFYKGFMKEMKIPVVISGTEVVAELLKINRQFQRLYNLYELPGFNMRSHQAIEYFSKFVAELMKNAPLPLAFEFKGVALKRLYLATEGSLALIKKLATEAIYVALENGQEELDLYAFAQAFKRYFIQRQEEIGLNPFEEDRVKVNRVFQKVAV
- a CDS encoding TniQ family protein; this encodes MIFGPRNDQSLSVRRSPMVGESIKSFVWRLADVNACSYGDILALLGFNRQSKPWFLPGSRSEQDMYSSLGKALNVSESALLDVLRPPELKALWAPSVKGTSDMKVRAIRMCSSCVEETRYHRQAWQHALYCVCPLHQEKLIETCPHCGEAIVIETCVGGRCFHCASAVEGWSRHQMAMPDWQSQVNQGAASLTTLKRLLNMAMIVIRSDDLFTTDMRIREMRITETMALMDKAWGLLHSDTARQQLRDKLSCRWRQEIAIIGEALPLTLYDQADALALSANQVTPPFDMDKKVFSDRARALEIIKSSKHAAMQCENVETHELIKASPLSKGLGIKPGDLERLKLSGFFTQVNPTAAKRDALFNLKDVVAKFMNVPVVNRITDGYERYDGLVPKACLFTAGLYESDVLLAMSEGVLPVQIASEVKGTFIDRLFVHKATFQTLYTQAYKQHNIGLMPIGLLPTYLGTKRLNVTAFLASDFFKGIAGHDAPKINEQIPTCVLKRVEDRYFILNKWAFFNGRSKTKCLCALKLAKIDPILRLNEEGCGLFEIYPKHAETILLERFDELSPNYKGKKRRRTK